One part of the Fundidesulfovibrio putealis DSM 16056 genome encodes these proteins:
- a CDS encoding pepsin/retropepsin-like aspartic protease family protein, with product MPGRTAFSASPDADARLACGSARALAAFLALALLLCGVLSAFPAPALAAEPVAVPLLDRMPDGKRIGYWVPVSFGGKDPVPLLLDTGSKGLMVMASRLGNAPVKRTGRRMTQVFLDGTTFQGEIVRTKVTIGNVTTPEPVFILAVNKATCAKDRPDCPARLFGDRGPGGIMGVGLGDVTSLDNPLEYLPPAHSGGFIIQGRGPGGRAFLTLGLTPANRAGFTLFPVPRTKLTLSWRDAFFAVNALPGCVTLDDTDDKPLCGRFLLDSGSSVSILTQPSNAKGAAPARIGDQLPAGKRVTVALEGMPPLSLTNTATPWGDAFRLSQGNKAHSILGAGFFTLFDVLYDIKGSAIGLRPAR from the coding sequence ATGCCCGGACGTACCGCCTTTTCCGCATCGCCTGACGCCGATGCACGCCTCGCCTGCGGCTCAGCTCGCGCCCTGGCTGCGTTCCTGGCGCTGGCCCTCCTGCTCTGCGGCGTCCTGTCCGCATTCCCCGCGCCCGCGCTGGCCGCCGAACCGGTCGCGGTCCCCCTGCTGGACCGCATGCCCGACGGCAAACGCATCGGCTACTGGGTCCCGGTGAGCTTCGGCGGCAAGGACCCCGTCCCGCTGCTTCTGGACACGGGCTCCAAGGGGCTCATGGTCATGGCTTCGCGCCTGGGCAACGCGCCGGTCAAGCGCACCGGGCGGCGCATGACGCAGGTGTTCCTGGACGGCACCACCTTCCAGGGCGAGATCGTCAGGACCAAAGTCACCATCGGCAACGTCACCACGCCGGAGCCGGTGTTCATCCTGGCGGTGAACAAGGCCACCTGCGCCAAGGACCGCCCGGACTGCCCGGCGCGCCTGTTCGGAGACAGGGGGCCGGGGGGCATCATGGGCGTGGGCCTGGGCGATGTGACCTCCCTGGACAACCCTCTGGAGTACCTGCCCCCGGCGCACTCGGGAGGGTTCATCATCCAGGGGCGCGGCCCCGGCGGGCGAGCATTCCTCACCCTGGGGCTCACCCCGGCCAACCGGGCGGGCTTCACGCTGTTTCCCGTGCCGCGAACCAAACTCACGTTGTCCTGGCGCGACGCCTTTTTCGCCGTCAACGCCCTGCCCGGCTGCGTCACCCTGGACGACACGGACGATAAGCCCCTTTGCGGCAGGTTCCTGCTGGATTCGGGAAGCTCAGTCAGCATCCTCACCCAGCCTTCCAACGCCAAGGGAGCGGCTCCGGCACGCATCGGGGACCAGCTTCCTGCGGGCAAACGCGTCACCGTGGCCCTCGAGGGCATGCCCCCCCTGTCCCTGACCAACACCGCCACCCCCTGGGGAGACGCCTTCAGGCTCTCCCAGGGGAACAAGGCCCACAGCATCCTGGGCGCCGGTTTCTTCACCCTCTTCGACGTGCTCTACGACATAAAAGGCAGCGCCATCGGACTGCGGCCCGCGCGATAA
- a CDS encoding aspartate:alanine exchanger family transporter — protein sequence MVIDLAALFSSQPLLLFFAVLACGYALSKLSLWHFHLSAPVGVMVAGMLFGHFGFQAPPMIQEIGFTLFIYSIGLTAGPRFFNILLADGSRYLALTLAVGLLAAATALVMGRWLGFPASTAAGLMAGTLTSSPTLVAAQEALRQANPDAAPALVQMGSAYAVSYIVGLFSILALIRFAPVLLRVNLAAEAQALSKEHRYRDESVDHHEPMGPPPQLRAFVVQSPEIIGKSFDRTDLCLGGNCVIQAVKREGSVFQPEPGTPLAEGDVVSVTVPVDRVPLVAERVGREVIDLDLLSDSIDTVDIIVASQDAAGRPLGEMTVLARQGCTAVRLVRSHIPIAPRPEIILEKGDVLTVAGLKHRLEAVVKALGYVERAIIETDLIVFVTGIMLGLALGALKFKVGDLTVGLGQAGGLLVAGLVLGFSRSVSPTFGRVPPAARWILSELGLLFFMACVGLKAGEGVLAALVGMGPQLVLCGFTISAVSLFGGLAFGRIVLRMNPALLFGAMTGAMTSTPGLKVVTLAARSSLPALGYAGTYAFANVLLALLGALLVRF from the coding sequence ATGGTAATCGACCTCGCAGCGCTGTTCTCCTCGCAGCCCCTGCTCCTCTTTTTCGCAGTGCTGGCCTGCGGCTACGCCCTGAGCAAGCTCTCCCTGTGGCACTTCCACCTGTCCGCGCCGGTGGGCGTCATGGTGGCCGGGATGCTGTTCGGCCACTTCGGGTTCCAGGCCCCGCCCATGATCCAGGAGATCGGCTTCACCCTGTTCATCTACTCCATCGGCCTCACCGCCGGGCCGCGCTTCTTCAACATCCTGCTGGCCGACGGCTCCCGCTATCTGGCCCTGACCCTGGCCGTGGGTCTGCTCGCTGCGGCCACGGCCCTGGTCATGGGCCGCTGGCTGGGCTTTCCCGCCTCCACGGCAGCCGGGCTCATGGCCGGAACACTCACCAGCTCGCCAACGCTGGTGGCCGCCCAGGAGGCCCTCCGGCAGGCCAACCCCGACGCCGCCCCGGCCCTGGTGCAGATGGGCTCGGCCTACGCCGTGTCCTACATCGTGGGGCTCTTCAGCATCCTGGCGCTTATCCGCTTCGCCCCGGTCCTCCTGCGGGTGAACCTGGCCGCAGAGGCCCAGGCCCTCTCCAAGGAGCACCGCTACCGCGACGAGTCCGTCGACCACCACGAGCCCATGGGCCCGCCGCCGCAGCTGCGCGCGTTTGTGGTGCAAAGTCCGGAGATCATAGGAAAATCATTCGACCGCACGGACCTGTGCCTGGGCGGGAACTGCGTGATCCAGGCAGTCAAGCGCGAGGGCTCCGTGTTTCAGCCGGAGCCGGGCACGCCCCTGGCCGAGGGCGACGTTGTCTCCGTGACCGTGCCCGTGGACCGCGTGCCCCTGGTGGCCGAGCGGGTGGGCCGCGAGGTGATCGACCTGGACCTGCTGTCGGACTCCATCGACACCGTGGACATCATCGTGGCCAGCCAGGACGCCGCCGGGCGTCCCCTGGGCGAGATGACCGTGCTCGCGCGCCAGGGCTGCACGGCGGTGCGGCTGGTGCGTTCGCACATCCCCATCGCGCCGCGCCCGGAGATCATCCTGGAGAAGGGCGACGTGCTCACCGTGGCGGGCCTCAAGCACCGGCTGGAGGCCGTGGTCAAGGCGCTGGGCTACGTGGAGCGGGCCATCATCGAGACGGACCTCATCGTCTTCGTCACGGGCATCATGCTTGGGCTGGCGCTCGGAGCGCTGAAATTCAAGGTGGGGGACCTCACCGTGGGCCTGGGACAGGCCGGAGGCCTTCTGGTGGCCGGTCTGGTGCTGGGGTTCTCGCGCTCGGTGTCGCCCACGTTCGGCAGGGTTCCCCCTGCCGCGCGCTGGATCCTCTCGGAGCTTGGGCTTCTGTTCTTCATGGCCTGCGTGGGCCTGAAGGCCGGTGAAGGCGTGCTGGCGGCCCTGGTGGGCATGGGGCCGCAGCTGGTGCTGTGCGGCTTCACCATCAGCGCCGTGAGCCTGTTCGGCGGGCTGGCCTTCGGGCGCATCGTCTTGCGCATGAACCCGGCCCTGCTGTTCGGCGCCATGACCGGAGCCATGACCTCAACGCCCGGCCTCAAGGTGGTCACGCTCGCGGCCAGAAGCTCGCTTCCGGCGCTGGGCTACGCCGGGACCTACGCCTTCGCCAACGTGCTGCTGGCGCTTCTGGGCGCGCTGCTGGTGAGATTCTAG
- a CDS encoding ArsR/SmtB family transcription factor, with product MSPCVPLAAFKALADETRLRLMRILVRYELNVGEIVGVLDMGQSRISRHLRILVESGLLSARRDGLWVFYGAEKSAFLDAVAPHIADCGPPEDLVRAREALEARNSETRRFFNAIAPDWHAMRREVLGDVDLDALILELLPDSEAVADLGCGPGELLAAVAPKAGRLIGVDASPAMLELARRKVALAGASLRVGELEHLPLADAEVQAAVLSLTLHHLSDPAAALREARRVVAPGGTLVVVDYLKHASELMRERFGDRWLGFDPEELSGWLTQAGFTVHTIDTKPVKLGLKLGLYVARRPNPEETA from the coding sequence GTGAGCCCCTGCGTCCCCCTGGCGGCCTTCAAGGCCCTGGCGGATGAAACGCGGCTTCGGCTCATGCGCATCCTGGTGCGCTACGAGCTGAACGTGGGCGAGATCGTTGGTGTTCTGGACATGGGCCAGTCGCGCATCTCGCGCCATCTGCGCATCCTGGTGGAGTCCGGGCTTCTTTCCGCTAGACGCGACGGCCTGTGGGTGTTTTATGGTGCGGAGAAATCCGCCTTCCTGGACGCCGTGGCCCCGCACATCGCCGACTGCGGCCCCCCGGAAGACCTCGTGCGCGCCCGCGAGGCCCTGGAAGCCCGCAACAGCGAGACCCGGCGCTTCTTCAACGCCATAGCTCCCGACTGGCACGCCATGCGCCGCGAGGTGCTGGGCGACGTGGACCTGGACGCCCTGATTCTGGAATTGCTGCCCGACAGCGAAGCCGTGGCGGACCTGGGCTGCGGGCCGGGCGAGCTTCTGGCCGCCGTGGCCCCCAAGGCCGGGCGGCTGATCGGCGTGGACGCCTCTCCGGCCATGCTGGAGCTGGCCCGGCGCAAGGTGGCCCTGGCCGGGGCGAGCCTTCGCGTCGGGGAGCTCGAGCACCTGCCCCTGGCCGACGCCGAAGTGCAGGCGGCGGTATTGAGCCTTACCCTGCACCATCTTTCCGACCCCGCCGCCGCGCTGCGTGAAGCCCGGCGCGTGGTGGCCCCCGGCGGCACGCTTGTGGTGGTGGACTACCTCAAGCACGCAAGCGAGCTGATGCGCGAGCGCTTCGGCGACCGCTGGCTGGGCTTTGATCCCGAGGAACTGTCCGGCTGGCTCACCCAGGCCGGATTCACCGTACACACCATCGACACGAAACCAGTAAAACTGGGCCTGAAACTTGGGCTGTACGTAGCCCGCAGGCCCAACCCGGAGGAAACCGCATGA
- a CDS encoding flavodoxin family protein gives MKAIAINGSPRKKWNTATLLEHALEGAKGAGADTELVHLYDVAYSGCISCFACKKIGGKSYGRCAVKDGITDLLERIAQADVLILGSPVYFHCETGEMRSFLERLLFPYLTYTPGYAPIFPGCLQTGLVYTMNVGEQDASPILSVTKGVMTRVFGNCEMLLSTDTFQFEDYSKYLSTAWDAKAKAKRRAEVFPQDCSRARDMGAILVAQAAAGQGR, from the coding sequence ATGAAAGCCATAGCCATAAATGGCAGCCCCAGAAAGAAGTGGAACACCGCGACACTGCTGGAGCACGCCCTGGAAGGGGCCAAGGGAGCCGGTGCGGACACCGAGCTCGTGCATCTATACGATGTGGCCTACAGCGGCTGCATCAGCTGTTTCGCCTGCAAGAAGATCGGCGGCAAGAGCTACGGGCGCTGCGCCGTGAAGGACGGGATCACTGATTTGCTGGAGAGGATCGCCCAGGCCGACGTGCTGATTTTGGGGTCGCCGGTCTATTTCCACTGCGAGACCGGCGAGATGCGTTCCTTCCTGGAGCGCCTGCTCTTCCCCTACCTGACCTATACGCCCGGCTACGCGCCGATCTTTCCGGGGTGTCTCCAGACCGGGCTCGTCTACACCATGAACGTGGGCGAGCAGGACGCGTCCCCCATCCTCTCCGTCACCAAGGGTGTGATGACCCGCGTGTTCGGCAACTGCGAGATGCTCCTGTCCACGGACACCTTCCAGTTCGAGGACTACTCCAAGTACCTGTCCACCGCTTGGGACGCGAAGGCCAAGGCCAAGCGCCGCGCAGAGGTCTTCCCGCAGGACTGTTCCCGCGCCCGGGACATGGGGGCGATACTGGTGGCCCAGGCGGCTGCCGGGCAGGGACGTTAA
- the ahcY gene encoding adenosylhomocysteinase, with product MTIKPLDLSLPYKVADMSQAEWGRKEMIISENEMPGLMAVRAKYGPSKPLKGLKVAGSLHMTIQTAMLIETLYELGADLRWASCNIYSTQDHAAAAIAKAGTAAVFAWKGETLEDYWWCTEMALTWPDGSGPDLIVDDGGDATLFIHHGVKAEKDPSILDKATDNKEFAIILERLAASVAADKTRFTGWAAKIKGVSEETTTGVHRLYQMMKDGELLFPAINVNDSVTKSKFDNLYGCRESLADGIKRATDVMMAGKVVVVAGYGDVGKGCASSMRGYGARVIVTEIDPICALQAAMEGYEVTTMAEACTQGDIFVTATGCADVITGAHMEKMREGAIICNIGHFDSEIAMHYLEGNNGCTKEEIKPLVDKWTLKSGRSVLVLAEGRLVNLGCATGHPSFVMSNSFTNQALAQIDLALKKYEIGVYTLPKLLDEEVARLHLERLEVKLETLTPEQAKYMGIDPKGPYKPEHYRY from the coding sequence ATGACCATCAAGCCCCTTGATCTGAGCCTTCCCTACAAAGTCGCCGACATGTCCCAGGCCGAATGGGGCCGCAAGGAGATGATCATCTCCGAAAACGAGATGCCCGGCCTCATGGCCGTTCGCGCCAAGTACGGCCCGTCAAAGCCCCTGAAGGGCCTGAAGGTGGCCGGCAGCCTGCACATGACCATCCAGACCGCCATGCTCATCGAGACCCTGTACGAACTGGGCGCGGACCTGCGCTGGGCCAGCTGCAACATCTACTCTACCCAGGACCACGCCGCCGCCGCCATCGCCAAGGCCGGAACCGCCGCCGTGTTCGCCTGGAAGGGCGAGACCCTGGAAGACTACTGGTGGTGCACGGAGATGGCCCTGACCTGGCCTGACGGCTCCGGCCCCGACCTGATCGTGGACGACGGCGGCGACGCCACCCTGTTCATCCACCACGGCGTCAAGGCCGAGAAGGACCCCAGCATCCTGGACAAGGCCACCGACAACAAGGAATTCGCCATCATCCTGGAGCGCCTCGCCGCCTCCGTGGCCGCCGACAAGACCCGCTTCACCGGCTGGGCCGCCAAGATCAAGGGCGTCTCCGAGGAGACCACCACCGGCGTCCACCGCCTGTACCAGATGATGAAGGACGGCGAGCTGCTGTTCCCGGCCATCAACGTCAACGACTCGGTCACCAAGTCCAAGTTCGACAACCTGTACGGCTGCCGCGAGTCCCTGGCCGACGGCATCAAGCGCGCCACCGACGTGATGATGGCCGGCAAGGTCGTGGTCGTGGCCGGTTACGGCGACGTGGGCAAGGGCTGCGCCAGCTCCATGCGCGGCTACGGCGCGCGCGTGATCGTCACCGAGATCGACCCCATCTGTGCCCTCCAGGCCGCCATGGAAGGCTACGAAGTCACCACCATGGCCGAGGCCTGCACCCAGGGCGACATCTTCGTCACCGCCACCGGTTGCGCGGACGTCATCACCGGCGCGCACATGGAAAAGATGCGCGAAGGGGCCATCATCTGCAACATCGGCCACTTCGACTCCGAAATCGCCATGCACTACCTTGAGGGCAACAACGGCTGCACCAAGGAAGAGATCAAGCCCCTGGTGGACAAGTGGACCCTGAAGTCGGGCCGCAGCGTGCTGGTGCTGGCCGAAGGCCGTCTGGTGAACCTGGGCTGCGCCACCGGCCACCCCAGCTTCGTCATGTCCAACAGCTTCACCAACCAGGCCCTGGCCCAGATCGACCTGGCGCTGAAGAAGTACGAGATCGGCGTGTACACGCTGCCCAAGCTCCTGGACGAGGAAGTCGCCCGCCTGCACCTGGAGCGCCTGGAAGTGAAGCTCGAGACCCTGACCCCCGAGCAGGCCAAGTACATGGGCATCGACCCCAAGGGCCCCTACAAGCCCGAGCACTACCGCTACTAG
- a CDS encoding benzoate/H(+) symporter BenE family transporter translates to MEAVAAPRSLPRDFSLSALTAGLVAVAVSFGGPAAIIFQAAKVAGLSPQELSSWIWAISIGSGLTGIYLSLRYRAPVITAWSTPGVALLAAGWAAYPYPEAIGAFVVSAALITVTGASGLFQAMMDRIPKPVVSAMLAGILFKFGVDVFAWLKNAPLLAGVMIATYLAAKRLTPRYSVVCTLGAGFAAAGLTGGLDFSTVDASLAVPVFTMPSFSLGAVIGLGLPLFLVTMTGQNATGLGVMRASGYDTPATPMVTLTGLCSLVLAPFGCHGVNLAAITAAICTGQESHPDPDKRYVAGVACGACYLAVGVFGAALVGVFTALPGALISVVSGLALFGAISSGLTQAMEDADRREAALVTLLITVSGVSFFGIGSAFWGLLGGLAADRILSSRRA, encoded by the coding sequence ATGGAAGCCGTAGCCGCACCACGTTCGCTCCCGCGCGATTTTTCCCTCTCCGCCCTGACCGCCGGACTGGTGGCGGTGGCCGTGTCCTTCGGCGGCCCTGCGGCCATCATCTTCCAGGCCGCCAAGGTGGCCGGGCTGTCGCCCCAGGAGCTTTCCAGCTGGATCTGGGCCATCTCCATCGGCAGCGGGCTCACGGGCATCTACCTGTCGCTTCGCTACCGCGCGCCGGTCATCACGGCCTGGTCCACGCCGGGCGTGGCGCTCCTGGCGGCTGGCTGGGCGGCCTATCCGTACCCCGAGGCCATCGGGGCCTTCGTGGTGTCCGCCGCGCTCATCACCGTCACCGGAGCCAGCGGCCTGTTCCAGGCCATGATGGACCGCATCCCCAAGCCCGTCGTCTCTGCCATGCTGGCGGGCATCCTGTTCAAGTTCGGGGTGGACGTGTTCGCCTGGCTGAAGAACGCGCCGCTGCTGGCGGGCGTGATGATCGCCACGTATCTGGCGGCCAAACGCCTGACTCCCCGCTACTCCGTGGTGTGCACCCTGGGCGCGGGGTTCGCGGCTGCCGGGCTCACGGGCGGGCTTGATTTCAGCACGGTGGATGCCTCGTTGGCCGTGCCGGTGTTCACCATGCCCTCGTTCAGCTTAGGAGCGGTGATCGGCCTTGGCCTGCCGCTCTTCCTGGTGACCATGACCGGCCAGAACGCCACGGGCCTGGGCGTGATGCGCGCCAGCGGCTACGACACCCCGGCCACCCCCATGGTGACGCTGACCGGCCTGTGCTCGCTGGTGCTGGCTCCGTTCGGCTGCCACGGCGTGAACCTTGCGGCCATCACCGCCGCCATCTGCACCGGGCAGGAGTCCCACCCCGACCCGGACAAGCGCTACGTGGCGGGCGTGGCCTGCGGCGCGTGCTACCTGGCGGTGGGCGTGTTCGGCGCGGCCCTGGTGGGCGTGTTCACGGCGCTTCCGGGCGCGCTTATCTCCGTGGTGTCGGGGCTTGCCCTGTTCGGGGCGATCTCCTCGGGCCTGACCCAGGCCATGGAGGACGCCGACCGCCGCGAGGCCGCGCTAGTCACGCTGCTCATTACAGTATCCGGCGTGAGCTTCTTCGGCATCGGCTCGGCCTTCTGGGGGCTTCTGGGCGGGCTGGCGGCGGACAGGATTCTTTCTTCGAGGCGCGCGTGA
- a CDS encoding sigma-54-dependent transcriptional regulator, which translates to MNDHLTSDAILVVDDESHFAKGVARLIQKGFPNHPVIVRSSAAEALEALQERPCALMLTDVRMPGQDGFSLLEQALTLEPALTVVMLTGFGSVESAVKALKSGAFDFLTKPVDQDVLYRAVSRALDRAALARENRRLRAVIDQGGPGQALIGESPAMRQLLGEIEAVAANDYSVLILGESGSGKELVARTIHRLSRRGQRTMVSLNCTAVPEQILESELFGHVKGAFTGAVKARQGLFLAADGSSLLLDEIGDMPVHIQPKLLRALQEREVRPVGGSESIPVDVRILASTNQNLDARMTSGEFREDLYYRLNVLTVRVPSLRERARDVPLLAMHFLERTCRELDTGAKEFTPDAMDALAARPWPGNVRELLNFVRRAAVFSSGPYITEAQVRLLDAQVKAPGSASMGFEPYLEAKERVIDDFTRTYILHLMERLKGNVTQAARLSGLERVSLQKILKRMGIDAAKFRPAGESWEE; encoded by the coding sequence ATGAATGATCATTTGACGAGCGACGCCATCCTGGTGGTGGACGACGAGAGCCATTTCGCCAAGGGCGTGGCCCGGCTGATCCAGAAGGGGTTCCCCAACCACCCGGTCATCGTGCGCTCCAGCGCCGCCGAAGCTTTGGAAGCCCTGCAGGAGCGCCCCTGCGCCCTGATGCTCACCGACGTGCGCATGCCCGGACAGGACGGCTTTTCGCTCCTGGAGCAGGCCCTGACCCTGGAGCCTGCGCTCACCGTGGTGATGCTCACCGGGTTCGGCAGCGTGGAGAGCGCGGTGAAGGCCCTGAAAAGCGGCGCGTTCGATTTCCTCACCAAGCCTGTGGACCAGGACGTGCTCTACCGGGCGGTGTCGCGCGCCCTGGACCGTGCGGCCCTGGCCCGCGAGAACCGGCGGCTGCGCGCGGTGATCGACCAGGGCGGGCCGGGACAGGCGCTCATCGGCGAGAGCCCGGCCATGCGCCAGCTCCTGGGCGAGATCGAGGCCGTGGCCGCCAACGACTACTCCGTGCTGATCCTGGGCGAATCCGGTTCCGGCAAGGAGCTGGTCGCCCGGACGATTCATAGGCTGAGCAGGCGCGGCCAGCGCACCATGGTCAGCCTGAACTGCACCGCCGTGCCGGAGCAGATTCTGGAGAGCGAGCTGTTCGGCCACGTGAAGGGGGCCTTCACAGGGGCGGTCAAGGCCCGCCAGGGGCTCTTTCTGGCGGCGGACGGGTCGAGCCTTTTGCTGGACGAGATCGGCGACATGCCCGTGCACATCCAGCCCAAGCTCCTGCGCGCGCTTCAGGAGCGCGAGGTGCGCCCCGTGGGCGGCAGCGAGTCCATCCCCGTGGACGTGCGCATCCTGGCCTCCACCAACCAGAACCTGGACGCGCGCATGACCTCGGGCGAGTTCCGCGAGGACCTGTACTACCGTCTCAACGTGCTCACCGTGCGGGTGCCGTCGCTTCGTGAGCGCGCGAGGGACGTCCCGCTTCTGGCCATGCATTTCCTGGAGCGCACCTGCCGCGAGCTGGACACAGGCGCCAAGGAATTCACCCCGGACGCCATGGACGCCCTGGCCGCGCGGCCCTGGCCGGGCAACGTGCGCGAGCTCCTGAACTTCGTGCGGCGCGCCGCCGTGTTCTCCTCCGGACCTTACATCACCGAGGCCCAGGTGCGTCTGCTGGACGCCCAGGTGAAGGCTCCGGGCTCGGCTTCCATGGGTTTCGAGCCGTATCTCGAAGCCAAGGAGCGCGTGATCGACGACTTCACGCGCACCTACATCCTGCACCTGATGGAGCGCCTGAAGGGCAACGTGACCCAGGCCGCGCGCCTGTCGGGGCTGGAGCGGGTGTCCCTGCAGAAAATCCTGAAGCGCATGGGCATAGACGCCGCCAAGTTCCGCCCGGCAGGCGAGAGCTGGGAAGAGTAG
- a CDS encoding methyltransferase domain-containing protein, protein MSIKAYLKDIQRSWDTYGKEDPMWAILVDPQKANNRWDESEFFRTGENVAQEVMRWSDRLGVPSTRAVFLDFGCGIGRLTQAFAHYFDKCVGVDIAPSMVARAKQCNKHGSRVTYLVNDSDDLSRFKPNSIDMIYTEYVLQHMHPEASLKYIAEMIRILKPNGLLSFHLPSCLATFTYPDDGLSAAIEISGESFIAHAGNVVSIPLVIKNTGSHAWIMDESANTPKTPLRVTNHWHNVVTKEWLLVHHHQTIPDTVRPGEDFRMDYELHIPGDAGHYIAIFDLMDFNGRTFSDRGGQVYAVEVEVKHDAQPQKKITEEGAVDDAYRPKMEMHAVSTAEVTQLITSSGGRLLEVETREQKPGDNGWARYFVSKDE, encoded by the coding sequence ATGTCCATCAAAGCATACCTGAAAGACATCCAGCGGAGTTGGGATACATATGGGAAAGAAGACCCCATGTGGGCCATACTGGTTGATCCTCAGAAGGCAAACAACAGATGGGACGAGTCAGAATTCTTCCGCACGGGGGAGAACGTGGCCCAAGAGGTGATGCGTTGGAGTGACCGCCTCGGTGTGCCGTCAACAAGAGCGGTCTTCCTGGACTTCGGCTGCGGCATAGGCAGGTTGACGCAAGCGTTTGCGCACTACTTCGACAAGTGCGTAGGAGTCGACATCGCTCCATCCATGGTCGCGCGGGCGAAACAGTGCAATAAACATGGCTCCAGGGTTACGTATCTCGTAAATGACTCCGATGATCTTTCTCGCTTCAAACCGAACTCCATCGACATGATATACACGGAGTATGTGTTGCAACACATGCATCCGGAAGCATCGCTGAAATACATAGCGGAGATGATCAGAATTTTAAAACCAAACGGACTGCTGTCATTCCACCTGCCGTCGTGTCTTGCCACGTTCACATACCCGGATGATGGCTTGAGCGCTGCCATAGAAATCTCAGGAGAGAGTTTCATAGCCCACGCAGGAAACGTTGTTTCCATCCCGCTGGTCATCAAGAACACCGGTTCGCACGCGTGGATTATGGACGAAAGCGCAAATACGCCCAAAACCCCGCTCCGCGTGACGAACCACTGGCATAACGTCGTGACGAAAGAGTGGCTGCTTGTCCACCACCATCAGACAATTCCCGATACTGTCCGGCCTGGCGAAGACTTCCGCATGGATTATGAATTACACATCCCGGGCGATGCAGGGCATTATATCGCAATCTTCGACCTGATGGATTTCAACGGAAGGACATTCTCGGACAGGGGCGGCCAGGTATATGCTGTCGAGGTCGAGGTCAAGCACGATGCCCAGCCGCAAAAGAAGATTACGGAGGAAGGTGCAGTCGATGATGCATACCGCCCCAAGATGGAGATGCATGCCGTTTCCACTGCCGAAGTGACACAGTTGATCACCAGCAGCGGCGGCAGGCTGCTTGAAGTCGAAACCAGAGAGCAGAAGCCTGGCGACAACGGTTGGGCCAGGTATTTTGTGAGCAAGGATGAATAG